In a single window of the Nitrospirota bacterium genome:
- a CDS encoding helix-turn-helix domain-containing protein, with the protein MSLFKEDMKLLNVNEIAQILNVKPSTVYQWAELGQIPCIKLNGCLRFDLEDILKWIRSCKKSPDSGYNSLTQARGPMKGGRN; encoded by the coding sequence ATGAGCCTTTTTAAAGAAGACATGAAGTTGCTTAATGTCAATGAGATAGCTCAAATTCTCAATGTAAAGCCTTCTACGGTATATCAATGGGCTGAGTTAGGGCAGATTCCATGTATCAAACTCAATGGATGCCTGAGGTTTGATTTAGAGGATATATTGAAATGGATAAGGTCCTGTAAAAAGTCTCCTGATTCAGGTTATAATTCTCTTACCCAAGCCAGAGGCCCTATGAAAGGGGGTAGAAATTAA
- a CDS encoding pyruvate, phosphate dikinase, which translates to MSNKRISKGKTSRRKYVYFFGGGKADGSKAMKDLLGGKGAGLAEMTNLKIPVPAGITITTEACNEFFRAGKKYPQGMWEQVLEGLKKIEKTMGMRFGSSENPLLLSVRSGAKFSMPGMMDTVLNLGLNSVTLSALIKKTGNERFGYDAMRRFITMFGNIVMGIDRQRFEKALHKMKESSGVKLDTELSTDDLKALVEEYKAIYKKETGEDFPDQPIEQLKKAIDAVFNSWFGDRAVKYRKLHGIPNDLGTACNIQAMVFGNMGESSGTGVGFTRDPSTGQKRFFAECLINAQGEDVVAGIRTPLHINELKRRLPKAYTELNGIYQRLEKHYKDMLDIEFTVQEGKLYMLQTRVGKRTAASALRIAIDMVKEKFIDKKTAVMRIDPTQIDQLLHPMIDPKAELKVIAKGLPASPGAAVGKVVFIAEDAEKAAEAGVKVILVRTETSPEDIGGMHAAQGILTARGGMTSHAAVVARGMGKCCVAGCGAININELQRYFTVNDLTVKEGDSITLNGTTGEVILGSAPLIQPALTEDFDTFMKWVDSFREIGVRANADTPHDAEVAKGFGAEGIGLCRTEHMFFEPNRISAVREMILADDTEGRKKALEKLLPMQKGDFIGILKVMKGLPVTIRLLDPPLHEFLPHTDEELRTLSHEMDVPFEKLKARNKTLHEFNPMLGHRGCRLGITYPEIYEMQVRAIMEAACELTRQKVKVIPEIMIPLVGHIKELSMLREMTIRVAGEIQKKYNVKVPYTVGTMIELPRAAVTSDEIAAVADFYSFGTNDLTQTTFGLSRDDAGRFLPYYIEKAILKDDPFITIDKEGTGQLMRLAVEKGRKVKKGLKMGICGEHGGDPRSIEFCYEIGLNYVSCSPYRVPIAKLAGAQASIKKKMKGKDLSKATV; encoded by the coding sequence ATGTCAAATAAGAGGATTTCAAAGGGAAAGACTTCAAGGAGAAAATATGTATATTTTTTTGGTGGGGGTAAGGCAGATGGCTCTAAAGCCATGAAAGACCTCCTTGGCGGAAAAGGTGCTGGGCTTGCAGAGATGACTAATCTCAAAATCCCGGTTCCAGCAGGCATAACCATTACCACGGAGGCATGCAATGAGTTTTTTAGGGCAGGCAAGAAATATCCTCAGGGCATGTGGGAGCAAGTTCTCGAGGGTTTAAAGAAGATAGAAAAAACAATGGGCATGAGATTCGGTAGTAGCGAAAACCCTCTTCTTTTGTCTGTGCGCTCGGGTGCTAAATTCTCCATGCCCGGCATGATGGACACTGTGCTTAATTTAGGGCTTAATAGTGTAACCCTCTCTGCACTCATTAAAAAAACAGGAAACGAAAGATTTGGCTACGATGCTATGAGAAGGTTTATAACCATGTTTGGCAATATCGTTATGGGTATAGACAGACAGCGATTCGAAAAGGCACTCCATAAGATGAAGGAAAGCTCTGGTGTCAAGCTCGATACAGAGCTATCGACAGATGACCTTAAGGCACTCGTAGAAGAATACAAGGCAATCTACAAAAAAGAAACAGGCGAGGATTTCCCTGACCAGCCAATTGAACAGCTTAAAAAGGCAATAGATGCAGTATTCAACTCATGGTTTGGCGACAGGGCAGTCAAATACAGAAAGCTTCATGGCATTCCGAATGACTTAGGCACTGCATGTAACATACAGGCAATGGTCTTTGGTAATATGGGTGAAAGCTCAGGCACAGGTGTGGGCTTTACGAGAGACCCATCTACCGGGCAGAAACGCTTTTTTGCAGAATGCCTGATAAATGCGCAGGGAGAGGATGTTGTGGCAGGCATCAGGACTCCACTTCACATAAATGAACTTAAAAGGAGGCTTCCGAAGGCTTATACCGAGCTGAATGGGATTTACCAGAGACTCGAGAAGCACTACAAGGATATGCTCGACATAGAGTTCACTGTTCAGGAAGGCAAGCTCTACATGCTTCAGACAAGGGTCGGAAAAAGGACTGCGGCATCTGCGCTAAGGATTGCTATTGACATGGTAAAAGAAAAATTCATAGATAAAAAAACAGCAGTGATGAGGATAGACCCTACACAGATCGACCAGCTCCTTCATCCAATGATAGACCCAAAAGCAGAGCTTAAGGTAATTGCAAAGGGTCTTCCTGCCTCTCCTGGTGCGGCTGTTGGAAAGGTGGTCTTTATAGCAGAGGATGCCGAAAAAGCGGCAGAGGCAGGTGTAAAGGTAATACTCGTAAGAACGGAGACATCTCCTGAGGACATAGGTGGAATGCATGCCGCACAGGGAATCCTTACTGCGAGAGGAGGCATGACATCTCATGCCGCGGTTGTTGCAAGAGGCATGGGAAAGTGCTGTGTTGCAGGCTGTGGTGCAATAAACATAAATGAACTTCAGAGGTATTTTACGGTCAATGACCTTACGGTTAAAGAGGGAGACTCTATAACCCTTAATGGCACAACAGGCGAGGTAATATTAGGCAGTGCACCACTCATACAGCCTGCCCTTACAGAGGACTTTGACACATTCATGAAATGGGTCGATTCATTCAGGGAAATCGGAGTAAGGGCAAATGCAGACACCCCTCATGATGCAGAGGTTGCAAAAGGCTTTGGTGCAGAGGGCATCGGGCTTTGTAGGACAGAGCATATGTTCTTTGAGCCTAACAGAATAAGTGCGGTGAGAGAGATGATACTTGCAGATGACACGGAGGGAAGAAAAAAGGCACTCGAGAAGCTCCTTCCAATGCAAAAAGGCGATTTCATAGGAATCCTCAAGGTAATGAAGGGATTGCCGGTTACCATAAGGCTACTGGATCCGCCATTGCACGAGTTTCTGCCACATACAGATGAGGAGCTAAGGACACTTAGCCATGAGATGGATGTTCCTTTTGAGAAGCTTAAGGCAAGGAATAAGACACTTCATGAGTTTAACCCAATGCTTGGACACAGGGGTTGTAGATTAGGTATAACATACCCTGAAATCTACGAGATGCAGGTCAGGGCAATAATGGAGGCCGCATGCGAATTAACAAGACAGAAAGTGAAGGTAATCCCCGAAATAATGATACCCCTTGTGGGTCATATAAAAGAACTCTCCATGCTCAGGGAAATGACCATAAGGGTTGCAGGCGAGATACAGAAAAAATACAATGTCAAAGTCCCATACACAGTTGGCACTATGATAGAGCTTCCGAGGGCCGCTGTAACATCCGATGAGATTGCCGCCGTAGCTGACTTTTACTCATTCGGCACAAACGACCTCACGCAAACCACATTTGGCTTATCGAGAGACGATGCAGGACGGTTCCTTCCATATTATATCGAAAAGGCAATTCTCAAGGACGACCCATTCATAACAATAGATAAAGAAGGGACAGGACAACTCATGAGATTAGCAGTGGAAAAAGGCAGAAAGGTCAAAAAGGGCCTTAAGATGGGTATCTGCGGAGAGCATGGCGGAGACCCTCGCTCAATTGAGTTCTGCTATGAGATAGGGCTTAATTATGTAAGCTGTTCGCCCTATAGAGTGCCAATTGCAAAACTTGCAGGTGCACAAGCATCCATTAAGAAAAAAATGAAAGGAAAAGACCTCTCAAAAGCCACTGTTTAG
- a CDS encoding site-specific integrase, with protein MGLYRRGKIFWFSIKYKDKRIQESLKTEKKKIAEKLYAKVLADIIEDRYFEKPKDITLNEVIDRYMREISPMLSPSSHERNNQIAAHFKSLFGNCLIKDVSPSLLSQYKAERLQKVLPSTVRKELAFLRRVFSIAIDEWELCKENPVKKVMRSLKVDNARVRYVATEEAQKLRFTLPEWLKPIVIVASQTGLRQGNILQLTLSQLDFNRNLIIVPKTKNGEPIAISMTNIVRDTLLRVLRERKIASSFVFCNELGQPHSGKKVSMAFKRACDRAGIKDLRFHDLKHDFATALVQSGVDLYRVQKLCGHKDQRMTQRYAHLLPESLREAIKVIDCKGTATILLQSDEDEKGLQAVTP; from the coding sequence GTGGGGCTTTACCGTAGAGGTAAAATCTTCTGGTTTAGCATCAAGTATAAGGATAAAAGAATTCAGGAGTCTCTTAAAACTGAAAAGAAGAAGATTGCTGAAAAACTTTATGCAAAGGTTTTGGCTGATATTATTGAAGATAGATACTTTGAGAAGCCTAAAGACATTACCCTTAATGAGGTTATAGACAGGTATATGAGGGAAATATCACCAATGCTTAGCCCTTCAAGCCATGAAAGAAACAATCAGATAGCCGCTCACTTCAAATCTCTCTTTGGTAACTGTCTCATTAAGGATGTTTCCCCTTCCCTTTTAAGCCAATATAAGGCTGAAAGGCTTCAGAAAGTTTTGCCTTCAACTGTCAGAAAAGAGCTTGCTTTCCTAAGAAGGGTGTTTAGTATCGCTATTGATGAGTGGGAGCTTTGCAAGGAAAACCCTGTTAAAAAGGTAATGAGGTCCCTTAAGGTTGATAATGCAAGGGTTCGTTATGTAGCTACTGAAGAAGCTCAAAAACTCAGGTTCACTTTACCTGAATGGCTTAAGCCGATAGTTATAGTTGCTTCTCAGACCGGCTTAAGGCAGGGCAATATACTTCAATTGACTCTGTCTCAATTGGATTTCAACCGGAATCTCATTATAGTGCCTAAGACTAAAAATGGTGAGCCTATAGCTATATCTATGACTAACATAGTTAGAGATACCCTTCTAAGAGTTTTAAGAGAAAGGAAAATAGCAAGCTCATTTGTCTTTTGTAATGAGTTAGGACAGCCTCACTCAGGCAAAAAAGTCTCTATGGCTTTTAAAAGGGCATGTGATAGAGCAGGGATTAAAGACTTGAGATTTCATGACCTGAAACATGACTTTGCCACTGCTTTGGTTCAATCTGGTGTTGACCTTTACAGAGTTCAAAAGCTATGTGGCCATAAAGACCAGAGAATGACCCAGAGATATGCTCATTTGTTGCCGGAGAGCTTAAGAGAGGCTATTAAAGTGATTGATTGTAAGGGGACTGCTACAATTTTGCTACAGTCAGATGAAGATGAAAAGGGGCTACAGGCTGTAACCCCTTGA